In one window of Erythrolamprus reginae isolate rEryReg1 chromosome 1, rEryReg1.hap1, whole genome shotgun sequence DNA:
- the LOC139165886 gene encoding olfactory receptor 5AP2-like gives MPETIILTGLSEDPQLQLILFVAFLAIYVITLMGNVGMIVLIRISPQLHTPMYFFLTSLSFLDTCYLTTVTPKLLSNLLKEKKSISFASCFTQLYFYAVCATTECYLLAVMAYDRYVAICNPLLYFITMSQRKCVQLIAISYTAWIVNAFIHTMAASRLSYCGPNIVNNFYCDTPPLLALSCSDVSLNDLLIFVFVGFNITVTILTVLTSYTYILVTILRNRSASSRRKAFSTCTSHLMVITIFYGCSSFMYARPSSRQNPQLDQMASVFYVVLTSMLNPLIYSIRNQEVRHAFRNILGRKFHVQHF, from the exons ATGCCTGAG accatcaTACTCACTGGGTTGTCAGAGGACCCACAGTTACAGCTGATCCTTTTTGTGGCATTTCTTGCTATTTATGTCATCACCCTGATGGGAAACGTGGGCATGATTGTCTTAATCAGAATCAGTCCTCAACTCCACACACCAATGTACTTTTTCCTTACCAGCTTATCTTTCCTGGATACCtgttatttaacaactgtgaccCCAAAACtattgtccaatctcttaaaaGAGAAGAAGTCCATTTCTTTTGCAAGTTGCTTTACACAGCTTTACTTTTATGCCGTTTGTGCCACCACAGAGTGCTACCTTCTAGCTGTGATGGCCTATGATCGCTACGTGGCAATCTGCAATCCACTACTCTACTTCATCACAATGTCCCAAAGGAAGTGTGTTCAGCTGATAGCGATTTCCTACACAGCTTGGATCGTTAATGCTTTCATACACACAATGGCTGCATCTAGACTGTCCTACTGTGGCCCAAACATTGTTAACAATTTTTATTGTGATACTCCTCCCCTTCTTGCTCTTTCTTGCTCTGATGTCAGTCTTAATGACCTActaatatttgtttttgtagggtTCAACATAACAGTTACAATCCTAACTGTACTCACTTCCTACACTTATATCCTGGTCACCATTTTAAGGAACCGCTCTGCTTCAAGCCGTAGGAAAGCTTTTTCTACTTGTACATCACACCTTATGGTTATCACCATTTTCTATGGATGTAGTAGCTTTATGTATGCACGGCCAAGCTCTAGGCAGAATCCTCAGCTAGACCAAATGGCCTCTGTGTTCTATGTAGTCCTGACCTCAATGCTCAACCCATTAATATACAGCATTAGGAACCAGGAGGTAAGGCATGCTTTCAGAAATATCCTAGGAAGAAAATTTCATGTTCAACACTTTTAA